The Vicia villosa cultivar HV-30 ecotype Madison, WI linkage group LG1, Vvil1.0, whole genome shotgun sequence genome includes a region encoding these proteins:
- the LOC131644610 gene encoding salicylate carboxymethyltransferase-like produces MGLHMNGSAEEVSYAKNSSLQRKAISLTKPLRDEAITSLYCNTLPKSLAIADLGCSSGPNTLLVISEFIKVVENLCRELNKKSPEYKVFLNDLSENDFNSVFKSLDTFKENLYDEMKTEIGPCYFFGVPGSFYGRTFPDKSLHFVHSSNSLHWLSKVPEGVDNNNKGNIYHSSTSPSNVLKAYYQQFQRDFSLFLKCRAQEIVEGGRMILTVTGRKIDDPSSKGSCYIWDLMTIVLNDMVLQGIIDKEKLDTFNIPTYFPSPSELKREVFEEGSFAINKLEISEVNWNDRDCGEVLDIESEMSKSIKDDGYNMAQCIRAAIESLLVCHFGDSVIEEIFYRYKNILNDRMSKEVTKITYLTLLLTRKP; encoded by the exons ATGGGACTACACATGAATGGGAGCGCTGAAGAAGTAAGCTATGCGAAAAACTCCTCACTTCAG CGAAAGGCCATTTCTTTGACAAAACCTTTGAGAGATGAAGCCATAACAAGTTTGTACTGCAACACACTGCCCAAAAGCTTGGCAATTGCAGACTTAGGTTGCTCTTCTGGACCAAACACATTGTTAGTGATCTCAGAATTTATCAAGGTGGTGGAAAATCTTTGTCGAGAACTTAATAAAAAATCTCCTGAATATAAAGTCTTTTTGAACGATCTATCGGAGAACGACTTCAACAGCGTATTTAAGTCTCTTGATACCTTCAAAGAAAACCTATACGATGAAATGAAAACTGAAATAGGTCCTTGCTACTTCTTTGGAGTTCCTGGTTCCTTTTATGGCAGGACTTTTCCAGATAAAAGTTTGCATTTTGTTCATTCCTCTAACAGTCTTCATTGGCTTTCAAAG GTTCCAGAGGGTgtagacaacaacaacaagggCAATATTTACCATTCTAGCACAAGCCCTTCAAATGTCCTCAAAGCCTACTACCAGCAATTTCAAAgagatttttctctttttctcaagTGTCGTGCCCAAGAAATAGTTGAAGGTGGTCGCATGATTCTAACAGTTACAGGAAGAAAAATTGATGATCCATCAAGTAAAGGGTCTTGCTACATTTGGGATCTCATGACAATAGTTCTTAATGACATGGTCTTGCAG GGAATTATTGACAAAGAGAAACTCGATACCTTCAACATCCCAACATATTTTCCTTCTCCATCTGAACTGAAGAGAGAAGTTTTCGAGGAAGGATCATTTGCAATCAATAAACTGGAGATTTCTGAAGTGAATTGGAATGATCGTGATTGCGGGGAAGTTTTGGACATTGAATCTGAAATGTCAAAATCGATCAAAGACGATGGATACAATATGGCACAATGCATCAGGGCTGCGATTGAATCATTACTGGTTTGTCACTTTGGTGATAGTGTCATTGAAGAGATTTTTTATcgctataaaaatattttaaatgatcGAATGTCTAAAGAGGTAACCAAGATCACCTATCTTACCTTATTGTTGACTAGAAAACCTTGA